Below is a genomic region from Nitrososphaerales archaeon.
TGATAAGGGCATTAGCGTTGGTTGCGGAGCTCGTCTATGGTGCAAGACCATCATGGAATGACCCTGTAAAGTTCTCATTCGCACATGGTGGCAAGGACGGCGTTCCATATCCCGTTGACAGAAATACGTATGATAATAGTGTTAAAATATTGATGGGTGCTATCGAGGGTGCAGAGCTAGAACGTGAAGCTAAACTAAAGGCATTGAGAAGGCTGGAGTTATATTCGCACAAACTTTTTCCTCACCAGATTGTATGACATCTCTTCCGATGACGCCAAGCTCAACCAACTCAGCACCTATACCATAACCTATTAACGCAATACCTGTTCCAAGACCAGCCATCTCTATGCCACCTTTGATCCAGTTCTTCTTTGCCATTCTTGATTTAATCGCCCCTACAATGAAAGATGATGTTATACTGATACTGATTGCTACCATCAATGCGGTAAAACCACCAATGAAAAAGAATGGAATTATAGGAAGTATTCCCCCAAGAAGAAACGCACCAAACATTGTCAAAGCACTTCTTAACGGACTGCCAGCGATCTCTAGGTTAAGATTCAGTTCTTCAGTAAGCATTGTTTTCAACCAGACATTTTTGTCAGATGTTATTCTCCTAACTATATTTTTCAGTTCTTCACCCTCAAAACCCTTCGCTCGATAGATCTCTTCAATCTCCTGTCGTTCACGATCCGGCATATGCTCTATTTCGTACAACTCTCTCTTGATCTCCGATTCCAGAACTTCGCGTTGCGATTTAACCGCAAGGTAATTTTGCACTGCCATCGCCTTTGCGCCCGTGAACATACCAACCAACGCTGCAAGTATCACAATCCCTGCAGCTATATCAGCAGCCCCAACACCTGCAACTATACCTAGAGAAGTGTTCACACCATCACCGAAACCAAAAACAACGTCCCGCACATAGCTACTTTCTCTTATATGTGGCTCCACATGCCTAGGTTCAAGGTCTTTAGCCACAACGAAATCTCACGTAAATTCAATATAAATATACCAAATCTTAGGTATCCCTAATTCTAGGATCGATATGGTGATCCCAATTTCCACACTCTACGAAGTGTAAAAAGAGTTTTATATCATACACTAGAAGCGTATAGGGAGATATGGCTGGGCACCGCATTGTTCTTACGGCCGATCGCAGTTTGATGACGAACTACAGAGGCAATTTCCTTTACGGTTTTATTGCGTGTGGTCCTTACGAACTTATACCTGAATGGGTTTTTGATACGGTCTTCTGTCCAAGTGTTGAAACTGACCCGGTTACTGGTGAAGCGAAGGTTGCACAGTGTGGTCTGAGGCGTATTGAAAGTGCATTGTTGAAAGATTACAAACGTGAAGAAGTTT
It encodes:
- a CDS encoding VIT1/CCC1 transporter family protein — protein: MAKDLEPRHVEPHIRESSYVRDVVFGFGDGVNTSLGIVAGVGAADIAAGIVILAALVGMFTGAKAMAVQNYLAVKSQREVLESEIKRELYEIEHMPDRERQEIEEIYRAKGFEGEELKNIVRRITSDKNVWLKTMLTEELNLNLEIAGSPLRSALTMFGAFLLGGILPIIPFFFIGGFTALMVAISISITSSFIVGAIKSRMAKKNWIKGGIEMAGLGTGIALIGYGIGAELVELGVIGRDVIQSGEEKVCANITPAFSMPLV